The genome window ATCTCGGAACGTTGGCACAGACAAGTTCGAAGGAGGACTCCGGCTAATTAATTCCATTGTTCCTATCTATCAGCAGCTATGAGGTACACGCGACGGATATGGAAACGGCTTCAAATTCGCGGCGCGACGGCTCACATGCAGGCGCCTGGCTGGGTCGCCATGTAAGGTGGTGGTTCGGAGAAATGAAACCACTCGATGCTTAATTAAGactgattttatttaatattaagttacgaTTAAATAGTCCAGCATAGTGCTGTGCCATATTTATTAGTGTTGTGCCACattacatacattattttacctctacaaaccaaaatgaagtacaaatgatgccgtaataaaaaatatgccaaaatgtgagtaataatagtgtgtgaggatataacggccaaccatgcgattccagagatattataaatgatcaaacgaacttaccaagtgaagttcgatcattattatatgagtcgattcattcgaagatatataattaaccaaaagtacatttttcatgtcggctccatactaaaattattatattactcccttattattacacgtagacgtttttacatttcattatgtaataacaactaggaaaacatatttcagcccaaaaaaatgacatctggaaattcaagttcctaagtatccactgtgcggcgctctgaaggtagcgcgcggccgccagcggccgcccgcggcgacACGAGCCGCCTCTGCCAGCCTCGCCGcacctcttcgcgccgctgccggccgctgccgatccggtgtgaattggcctTTAGTGACAACCGTAGGTACAAAAAATCCGAAattctattaaaaaataaataaattggatataacttctgacacagaggttattagagtgtgattttcaataacattgataaaggattactcacaccatcgtttcatgcttaaaactttttctaattcgattTAATcgcgaaattaaaaataaaaaactaaaattactaaataaatatcgccctacttgatcacagtaggttaaccaaatttggagaaaaagtaaagtattaagtgcttgttcaattggtataaacaaaattaatgttacttaattattttttttaattaatttttatgcaaatttttgacccggaaaaacgacaactttgacactctttaaaaaataactacaaagaatatcgatctcggagttttactctaatgtttatatagctgtcaactatagtattttgaaagctataatataaaacgcggtgaaacaaaatcgaggtttttatcacactgaaGGCCCTTATCATAAACGCCATCTAGCGGGAAACAAAGCATTATATTACGAGGTCAAAAGACAAAAACAAAGTAACATGAAGCAGCTGCACCGTAGACGATGCAGAGTCATCTTTCTGAGAACCTCAGAATAttgtaacaaataaattatGCTAATAGAAATAAAATCCGTAGAGATAAtgaaaaaatttatttgttacaaatcattttattaacaaattacataCATCAAAATTCTAATCACAGTATAAATTAATCtaaagtacaataattattacacctAAAAGTATCAAAATATAGTGAATGCACAGTTTTGGTCATTGTCATGAGGCAAAATCAAAATTTTGCCCACAATAAGTCACATGAGGTGCACAGTTTTAagaaacatacaaaatatattaaaagttatatttttataaataaattttgcgaTTATGAAAACATAATTATGTTTAGTCTTGAAAGTAAAGATTTGTAACAGAAGAGACTACGTCTGAATTATTAGACTCAATACTGACATTTGAACCACAGTccaacataaatattatttgtaaagcTAAAAATCTTCTAAGTATGCATGTCACGTCTTAGGTAAAACTATCTAACATAAAATTacatctaaaatataaaattattacgaaGCAAACAGTACAGGTACCTACAAACCCTATTCAAAAAGTcagtccatacaaaaaacattttcaacactaataaaattaaaaaattatgttaacGACTCGGAATTGGCTAGTTCGAATATAGCTTCGCCTTTTAACTGAGGTAGAGTTGACACTTTGGCTAGAGTGGGATCCGTGTACTTATTGTAAACTGCCTTATGTTTAGACTTTTCTACATTAATAACTATTTGAGCAATTTTTCTCATAACTGGCTCTATATTTTCTAGACTGTAGCCAGAGTAGAAAGATAATGTCGGAGACCAGACTTCGGAAAGAGGTTTACCTGAAAGAAGATAAAGAGAAAGACAGATAGCCGAGGCGGCGAGATGAGAGGGGTGGTAGTGGGCCATCGAGTATTCAACTAGACATAGATCCACGAAATATTTAGCCAGATGATGATTCTTCGATGTTCCCCGCGCAGCTTTCACAAATCTGAAATAAAGTAATGTTGCTTAGCATATTATTCtaaacccatcaagccccaagcggccccCGGCggccacaattttttttaatatctattgtGTTTGTGATTCCCACGATTGAAGCATTAAAggtgaattatttttttactagagTGCAATAAACTTGGCCTGATCATACCCACAACTGATTGGCATTAATATTGATGTCattaaggcgctttgcagacgaaggggcggggcgggccggtcagttTCGCCGCAActgatagcacaaagggaatcctatattaccaacgcacacggtggGCAAAATgaccgcgccgcaggtgcccggcgtggatcacacaaaccagtttacattcagtaacgcagacggcgtgagctttgtgtacgcggcgcgggcagccgcagacatcgacgggcgtacgcagCGAAGTTGACCGGCCCGGCCCGGCCCGGCCcaccccgccccgccccgtcgtctgcacaGCGCCTTATGTATTGAATAAAATGTTCTACATACCTTCTCAAAAAGCTCAGTGGAATGGGTCTCGCAAAACAGAATCCTAGTTTTGTAATGATGTCTTTTTCACATTGGAATATATCAGCTTTGGTGTATGCATTATCGGTTACATAGACAAAGTCTCCTACATCAGGAGCATAGATTTCTTCGTATTTACTCGCGATAAACATAGCTGTAACTCCCACAAGCTGCAGTTGATTTCTTTGTACATTTGGCACCACCTGAAAGATGTTcaacaaataatattagttcttcTTAAGCATTGATGTGACAGATATTTTTCTGTATTTGTAATGCCCAGCTTTTATTTTGATGTTAGCCAATCATAGGTGCTAGTAAAATGATAGCTTCAGCCACAAAACCATGAGACAGACCAAAAGGAAGTGTTTTCTAATAGCAGAAGTGGTGTAGAAAAGTCAGTCAATtagtttttttctaatttttttttccttgtTCATTATACAGGAATACAGCTGATCaccataaaaagtataaaaagcaCCATAAGTATATGTGGGTGGTTTCACAAAAATAGGGAAACTACGTTTCCGCAGCATGTTTCAGTTAAAATCAATACTAATTATTTAATACCACAATTGCTAAATAATAGCTTACAATGTGTTTAATTTATGCCccaaattatattaaaagtaacattataatatatacttaaaatcTGTTTTATATGTCTTAAATGTCAGGCCCTAGGCATGTCCGTTCTCCGAAATGTTGTGTTTAGGAatccatatttaaaaaagtactatgtttatacttatttttattaatagtcTTTAAAAAGTACTCGCAGCtaattacgagggctgctatttatgtatccggaactggccacttacaagaacaatatttaaaaagtaattacaacatttgaaaatagaactctttggttgaagaatacattttgtttcatgtgactgtcaattatttttccattgtggcgtcattttgaaaattgcgtgtcttcatttgccatggatttaacgcgtgaacattttcgtgcaatgatttactacgattttcggcgtgggctaaatcaacaacagtgctttattcaactcaccgcaacttttggagatgaagcaccatcaaaaaccactgtttatcactggtacagtgagtttaatcgtgggcggtctatgctcacggatgaaaataaagaaggtcgcccaaaaacagctgttgtcccacaaaatatagatgctgtgcgggaactaataatacgtgatcgtcatgttacatatcgcgagatagaggcgtccttaggcataagtatgacgagcatacattagatattacacgaacatttggctgtaaaaaaaatatgttcgcgttggattccgcacaacttgacaatcgatcaaaaacgggctcgtgtcgattggtgcaaaaaaatgataaaaaaatacaaccgtggtacgtcaaaagccgtttataatatctacacaggtgatgaatcttggatctatgcatatgaccccgaaactaaaaaacagtcaacggtgtgggtgttccaagatgagccgaaaccaacaaaagttactcgtgcaaaaagtacttttaagcaaatggtcgcctgtttttttggaattaatggacatgtggctacagtgccattagagaatcgtaaaacggttaattctgaatggtatacgaccatttgtttatcagaagtctttgaagaaataagaaaggacaaccgacaacgcagaatcatattacatcacgacaatgctagctgtcacacctcagctgaaacaactcagtttttggagggtcaaaagatcgaattgactggtcatccgccgtacagccctgatttggcacctaacgatttctttttatttccatacgcgaagaacaaattacgtggtcaacgtttttcgagccgcgaagaggctgttgatgcgttcaaaatgcacgttttggagatacctcaatcagaatggaaaaagtgctatgaaaattggttccagcgtatgcaaaagtgtgtcgatcatcgcggcgaatattttgaaaagcaataaaaccatattaaatgatatatgtttgtttctttttttaattccggatacataaatagcagccctcgtatgtgAGTATTTCgtagttaaaataaacaatatatatttttttttcgaatgaGTTTAGTGTCCTAAACTTTATTCgtcgaattttaaaatttcgcgACATCATTAGATTGTACgttgaatattattaatgaatttTAGAGTATTACATGAAGTTATTCTCTGACAACACTCGCTCTGCGGCTGTCACTTTATAAATCAGTGCAAAAATGAAAGTTCCTGGGCCACCACATAGTAATTCCAGTCACTTGTTCAATCCCTAGATAAgtaattttgttgtttattgatattaaattctTATAAATTAATCAATATTCATAAGTAATACGTCGGCATTGTTCACATGCCTGCGCTGCGCATGTGAAcaatgctgctactttcacagtgaactctctacaaggaacatgtacacaccctaaagtattatcacttatttttgttacacactgtatatcataTAAAAGTTTCGACCCAGTAgtcctaaaataatataaaatcggctaagtgcgaatcatactcgcgcatgaagggtatAAAGTTGTCAGTCCCTAGATGCCTAAATTAGCAAAACTAAAAATTTCCTAAAATAAGGCATAAAGTGACCCTTTTAGATAAGACACAATTAATTGATCACCTATCAAGTACACTAACAGGGAAttcaataacaaattaaatatgatgAAGACAAAATACCTTCAAAAGTTGCCCTATTTTTGTGAAAGCGCCCATGTATTTTGACATCCATACCATACTACAAATTATAAGTTAATGATGTATACAAAATGAAATAATCTTGATTTTCCTGTTGGTGATATGCAATGCAATTTACAATAGTACAAAATAGGTAAATAAGCGTGAAACAAACCTGTAAATAGCGGTCAATTATACCAACAGTCAAGTGGAAAGTCTCCAGCACCAATTTGAACTGCCTTTGCACCTCTACCAGCCAGTCAATCAGTGTCGCCCTCATCTTACCCGTTATAACAgtctgaaaaaaatgtttcaagaTTATAATTGGCATGGCTAATACTTTGATTCTCAAACATTTTAGGCCAAGAGCTCCTAAACTACAACCTTACTaacattatcttatatctttaaatgagcaattcttgtatatattatataattggattcttagaatcggctccaacgattttcatgaaattttgtatatagagggtttcgggggcgataaatcgatctagttaggaatcatttttagaaaatgtcattttattcgtgttttatcgaataccgagcaaagctcggtcaattagctagtaaatgcaaaagtgtgcctgtctgtctgtctctttaCGCCCAAGCTGCTGAGCAGAtgtctacagtgtgtaacaaaaataagtgataatactttaggttgtgtacgtgttccttttagagagttcactgtgaaagtagcagtgccgaaagatgaaaatttaataatatcacttttgtataggcaagggcccgagcgtcacaagtttccccaaacaagtgaaaaaaatgttggtctttcagcactgctatcacagtgaactctctacaaggaacatgtacacaccctaaagtattataacttatttttgttacaccctgtataaatataaaaatgaatttccaaTTATTGTGTTAACAATGCTATAATTGATAACGGCTGGACCAATTctactaattttagtcttaaaataatcctcgAAGTCCAggcaaggttttaaagtgacacgaagtttgccgggatagctagtgatagctgaaatttggtatggggattcAGGCATActaactttggcgcaacggagttacaggcatcatctagtaataatataacttaatgTTTCATTACTagtactatcagataaattaTTTCATAGGCAGAAGGACCTGTGATTCAGGTGGGTTACCCAATCCTTTTGAAGGACTTTTTTCACAGCTATAAGAACATATTTTCACAGAACATATATCATAAGCCATCTGCATATGATTTAATTTTTCTGCTGGTAAAATTCCTCTGAAATGTATACCTGAAATTTCAAGTAGTCTTCTTCAATAGGATACTTCTCTTCGAGTTGTGTCAAATAATAGTATATGTCTTTTATGTATATTGACATAAGCAGGGGACTGTTGTAGTCACTAGCATCAATATCTTCAATGTCATCAGGTAATTCAGGCGTGTTGACATTGGTGACTTCTGAAAGTATATCCTTTTGGAGTTTCTCACAACTGTCTGTGTTCTCACTTATTTTGAGCTTCCCAAGTTTCCCAGTGGATTCTTTTAATATTGGTTTGGGTAAGCGTTTCTTTTCTTTGTTCTCCTTTAAGGTTGGTAATTTGGTAGTCTTCTTAACTTCATTTTTCTTAGTTTGTAACAGAAGATTGATTGATTCTTTTAACTCGTTGGGCTTGGCCTGCGTGTCCTTAAGGGCCGcctaaatcaaattaaaaaggtgaaaaatcaaattaagttaaattatGATCAACTAcatatattactttttaatgaATGCTTCACATATATTTTGGACATTTAAATTCAAGGCAGGTTTGAGGTTGgttaaattaaatgaattgaaaacgaaatatgtaccatcgaggtaaTTGAATCCTAgtcagttgacggacctacgtcatgtagtcggcttatgtcaattcaatgttagcagTGATCGGTCAGATGGGTTTGactaaacgcgaccaaattacttaggtccgccatctgcctaggaatcaagttatctgatagtacatacaagcCAATGATTACAAGGAGCATAAAAACCCTTACAAGTAAGGGATTAGCTAGTATGATACTTTTTACCTATGGGC of Aricia agestis chromosome 9, ilAriAges1.1, whole genome shotgun sequence contains these proteins:
- the LOC121730441 gene encoding G2/mitotic-specific cyclin-B2 isoform X1, with product MEVQTRRNRTALIQDQENIYANKKVVVVPSKRQGLTVRGALGELNTNIQLNREVNIGKVAVTAAEYEKKASINRNAVNKSNYSHVQSKIDTGLAAKNIVQPSSRPPLRREESTAGLAARAVVRTRAALKDTQAKPNELKESINLLLQTKKNEVKKTTKLPTLKENKEKKRLPKPILKESTGKLGKLKISENTDSCEKLQKDILSEVTNVNTPELPDDIEDIDASDYNSPLLMSIYIKDIYYYLTQLEEKYPIEEDYLKFQTVITGKMRATLIDWLVEVQRQFKLVLETFHLTVGIIDRYLQVVPNVQRNQLQLVGVTAMFIASKYEEIYAPDVGDFVYVTDNAYTKADIFQCEKDIITKLGFCFARPIPLSFLRRFVKAARGTSKNHHLAKYFVDLCLVEYSMAHYHPSHLAASAICLSLYLLSGKPLSEVWSPTLSFYSGYSLENIEPVMRKIAQIVINVEKSKHKAVYNKYTDPTLAKVSTLPQLKGEAIFELANSESLT
- the LOC121730441 gene encoding G2/mitotic-specific cyclin-B2 isoform X2 — protein: MEVQTRRNRTALIQDQENIYANKKVVVVPSKRQGLTVRGALGELNTNIQLNREVNIGKVAVTAAEYEKKASINRNAVNKSHVQSKIDTGLAAKNIVQPSSRPPLRREESTAGLAARAVVRTRAALKDTQAKPNELKESINLLLQTKKNEVKKTTKLPTLKENKEKKRLPKPILKESTGKLGKLKISENTDSCEKLQKDILSEVTNVNTPELPDDIEDIDASDYNSPLLMSIYIKDIYYYLTQLEEKYPIEEDYLKFQTVITGKMRATLIDWLVEVQRQFKLVLETFHLTVGIIDRYLQVVPNVQRNQLQLVGVTAMFIASKYEEIYAPDVGDFVYVTDNAYTKADIFQCEKDIITKLGFCFARPIPLSFLRRFVKAARGTSKNHHLAKYFVDLCLVEYSMAHYHPSHLAASAICLSLYLLSGKPLSEVWSPTLSFYSGYSLENIEPVMRKIAQIVINVEKSKHKAVYNKYTDPTLAKVSTLPQLKGEAIFELANSESLT